In Aureibaculum algae, the following are encoded in one genomic region:
- a CDS encoding sugar MFS transporter yields MNQEKSYRSSFILLTVLFFLWGFITVLVDSLIPRLRELFTLSYFQAGMVQFAFFGAYFLLSIPASFILSKIGYKRGIILGLITMAVGCLLFYPAASYREFSIFMLAYFILAGGMTVLQVAANPYVAALGSEDGASSRLNLSQAFNSVGTAIAPIIGALYILSDKIKTPEEISSLVGAAKETYLTAEASAVQTPFIGLAIFIGLIAVVFFFAKLPKLISEESTGTYAQAFKQKNLMLGVLGIFFYVGAEVAIGSYLINYFLDMNLVPLVRDSSVMMNTANFIANLFQKSLDGADDKALLGIFVLFYWTGAMVGRFVGSYLTTVMKPGKVLGVFATLAVTLIVISMSTTGLVSMWTIIAVGLFNSIMFPTIFTLAIDGLGPLKPKASGLLCTAIVGGAIIPPLFGLLTDNVGFKTALIFVICCYGYILFYGLKNTRSKHKNVTEYSL; encoded by the coding sequence ATGAATCAAGAAAAGTCATATCGCAGTTCCTTTATATTATTAACCGTATTATTTTTCCTTTGGGGATTTATAACCGTATTAGTTGATTCTTTAATTCCTCGCTTACGTGAATTGTTTACACTTTCTTATTTCCAAGCAGGTATGGTGCAATTTGCATTTTTTGGAGCCTACTTTTTATTGTCTATTCCTGCCAGTTTTATACTTTCTAAAATTGGATATAAACGCGGAATTATATTAGGATTAATAACTATGGCTGTTGGGTGTTTATTATTTTATCCTGCGGCATCCTATCGTGAATTTAGTATTTTTATGTTGGCCTATTTTATTTTGGCAGGTGGAATGACGGTGTTACAAGTAGCAGCAAATCCTTATGTAGCTGCCTTGGGTAGTGAAGATGGTGCTTCAAGTCGATTAAATTTATCACAAGCCTTTAACTCCGTTGGTACAGCTATTGCTCCTATTATTGGTGCATTATACATCTTAAGTGACAAAATAAAAACACCAGAAGAAATTAGCTCATTAGTTGGTGCTGCAAAAGAAACGTATTTAACTGCAGAAGCTTCGGCAGTACAAACTCCATTTATAGGCTTGGCAATTTTCATAGGATTAATTGCCGTTGTTTTCTTTTTCGCAAAACTACCTAAACTGATAAGTGAAGAGTCTACAGGCACCTATGCTCAAGCCTTTAAACAAAAGAATTTAATGTTGGGTGTTTTAGGTATTTTCTTTTATGTGGGTGCAGAAGTTGCAATTGGTAGCTATTTAATCAATTATTTTTTAGACATGAACCTCGTACCATTGGTAAGAGATAGTTCGGTAATGATGAATACTGCAAACTTTATTGCTAACCTTTTCCAAAAATCATTGGATGGTGCAGATGACAAGGCACTGTTAGGTATTTTTGTATTGTTCTATTGGACAGGTGCAATGGTAGGCCGTTTTGTAGGATCATATTTAACTACTGTAATGAAACCAGGAAAAGTATTGGGTGTTTTTGCAACGCTTGCGGTTACTTTAATTGTTATTTCAATGAGTACAACAGGGCTAGTTTCTATGTGGACAATTATAGCTGTAGGATTATTTAACTCTATAATGTTCCCAACGATATTTACTTTAGCCATCGACGGTCTAGGTCCATTAAAACCAAAAGCTTCTGGTTTACTTTGTACAGCTATTGTAGGTGGTGCTATTATTCCACCTTTATTTGGATTACTTACTGATAATGTTGGTTTTAAAACGGCATTAATATTTGTTATTTGTTGCTATGGATATATTTTATTTTATGGATTAAAAAATACACGCAGCAAACATAAAAATGTAACAGAATATAGTTTGTAA
- a CDS encoding copper homeostasis protein CutC, which yields MKIEICANSYQSAVNAEASGADRIELCSELAIGGITPSFGLIKKIKQDLRIPVHVLIRPRSGDFTYSNADFEVMKQDVMFCKNLGCEGVVSGVLNADNTIDLERTKELIELAMPMSFTFHRAFDWVVNPLKSLDELKEIGVKRILTSGQENQAVKGIELLKKLKDRAGVFIEIMPGGGVNIDTILVFKKAGFKQVHFSATSLYSTQKKVNVTMNSDRFFDETLVAISDSEKIINMINLVK from the coding sequence ATGAAAATAGAGATTTGTGCAAATAGTTACCAATCTGCAGTAAATGCTGAAGCTTCTGGGGCTGATCGAATCGAATTGTGTTCGGAATTGGCAATTGGTGGTATTACTCCATCTTTTGGATTGATAAAAAAGATAAAACAAGATTTAAGGATTCCTGTGCATGTTTTAATTCGTCCAAGAAGTGGTGATTTTACATATTCTAATGCTGATTTTGAAGTTATGAAGCAAGATGTTATGTTCTGTAAAAACCTTGGATGTGAAGGTGTAGTTTCAGGTGTTTTAAATGCAGATAATACAATTGATTTAGAAAGAACAAAAGAGCTGATTGAGTTGGCAATGCCTATGTCTTTTACTTTTCATAGAGCCTTTGATTGGGTGGTTAATCCACTTAAGAGTTTGGATGAGTTGAAGGAAATTGGAGTTAAAAGAATTTTAACTTCAGGACAAGAAAATCAAGCTGTAAAAGGAATTGAATTATTGAAAAAACTTAAGGATAGGGCGGGTGTATTTATTGAAATTATGCCTGGTGGTGGTGTGAACATAGATACTATTTTGGTATTTAAAAAGGCTGGTTTTAAACAAGTCCATTTTTCTGCAACATCATTATATAGTACCCAAAAGAAAGTTAATGTTACTATGAATAGCGACCGTTTTTTTGATGAAACATTAGTGGCAATTTCTGACTCAGAGAAAATTATCAATATGATTAATTTGGTTAAATAA
- a CDS encoding thioredoxin family protein, producing the protein MAKFGELISSSIPTLIDFYADWNENNNTFHKVLRDVAAALGDKAKVIKIDIDKNEILANALRIKGNPTFIIYKNGEMKWRQSGEQDANTLISLVEQYV; encoded by the coding sequence ATGGCAAAATTTGGTGAGTTAATCAGTTCAAGTATTCCTACTTTAATTGATTTTTACGCGGATTGGAATGAAAATAACAATACTTTCCATAAAGTGTTAAGAGATGTTGCTGCAGCTTTAGGAGATAAAGCCAAGGTCATAAAGATAGATATTGATAAAAACGAAATCTTAGCAAACGCATTACGTATAAAAGGTAACCCAACATTTATCATTTACAAGAATGGTGAAATGAAATGGCGTCAATCTGGAGAACAAGATGCAAATACCTTAATAAGTCTGGTAGAGCAATACGTTTAA
- a CDS encoding polysaccharide deacetylase family protein, with translation MNSYFIKIPKWIRSVYPKQIWGFSNSRKEIFLTFDDGPTPEITDWVLNMLEQFDAKATFFCIGNNIQKNPTIFENIINAGHSVGNHTFSHEKGWKTKNEDYLNSALKTDRTIEELNLKSNNSKLFRPPYGKIKRSQTKLLLEKGYNIVMWSILSWDFDTSTTPNQCLNNVIKNTEQGDIIVFHDSVKAFERLQIVLPKVLEYFSEKGFVFKRIS, from the coding sequence ATGAACTCTTATTTTATAAAAATTCCAAAATGGATTAGGTCAGTATACCCAAAACAAATATGGGGTTTTTCTAATTCTAGGAAAGAAATTTTCCTCACTTTTGATGATGGCCCCACTCCTGAAATAACAGATTGGGTTTTAAATATGTTAGAACAATTTGATGCAAAAGCCACATTTTTCTGTATTGGCAATAACATTCAAAAGAATCCAACCATATTTGAGAACATCATCAACGCAGGACATTCAGTTGGCAACCATACCTTCAGCCATGAGAAAGGTTGGAAAACCAAGAATGAAGACTATTTAAATTCGGCTCTAAAAACAGATAGAACTATTGAGGAGCTAAACCTTAAATCGAATAACTCCAAACTTTTTCGTCCTCCTTACGGTAAAATAAAAAGATCTCAAACAAAACTTCTCTTAGAGAAAGGGTACAACATAGTAATGTGGTCTATTTTAAGTTGGGATTTCGATACGTCTACTACTCCTAATCAATGCTTAAACAATGTAATTAAAAACACAGAGCAAGGCGACATTATTGTGTTTCATGATAGCGTAAAAGCTTTTGAAAGGCTACAAATAGTACTTCCGAAAGTATTGGAATATTTTAGTGAGAAAGGATTCGTATTTAAAAGGATAAGCTAA